The genomic region TATAATTGTGTTGACGCCGCTTGGTGTGTTCATTGGACCATTTATGACGCTGCCAGAATTTGATCGCCGAGGAATGCTTCCGCCGGGAATTTACTCCGTCAATTGGTTAGAATTTACGGAGCGGTTTGGGAATTCACCAAGGCGTAAACAATTGCTTGATGGTTTGCTCATTGCATTGCGTTTGCTGCAATCGGCGGGATGCGGATTGGTGTTTGTCGATGGAAGCTTTGTGACGGCCAAGCACACTCCTGGCGATTATGACGCCTGCTGGGGCGTTAAGGGCGTTGACCCTGATTTACTGAACCCTGTGTTCTTGAATTTCGACAACGGCCGCGCCGCGCAAAAAGAACGCTTTGCCGGAGAATTCTTCCCGGCGGAACTCCCCGAAGGTGAGAGTGGCCAGACGTTTCTAGATTTTTTTCAGACAAATAAAGATGACGGCTCCCGCAAGGGAATCGTGTGCTTAAATCTGGACATTCTAGATCTCGATGAATGATTGACGGAGTAAGAAAATGATTCGTAATGAACGGCAGTATCGCATTACTAAGACACAAGCGGCGAATTTTGAACGGGCTCTGGCGAACATCATCGAATCAGAAGCTTTGCAAAAATCATCTCTCCATCCAGTGTTGCAAAAAGCTCAGCAAGATGCATTGCGAAGTCAACTGGAAGATCTGCGGGGGCAGCTTCAAGAATATGACGCATTGCAGTCAGGACAAAACGTATTCCATGTCTCAGGGACATTTGACGCCTTGCCGAGCGCGCTGATCAAAGCGCGTATCGCACAGGGATTAAGTCAGAAAGAGCTGGCCTTAAGGATGGGATTAAAAGAACAGCAAATACAGCGCTATGAATCGACTGGTTATGCCGCCGCCAGCTTTGAACGTCTGAGCATGGTCATTAAGGCGTTAGGTGTGTCGGTGACTGAGGATGTCCGGTTTATTTCCTGAATGATGATTTGCTTAACGCCCCTCTGATAACCTTGAGTAACCCACTAACCGCCGAAGACGCGCTCGCCCATCTGACCGCCCATGCCGATCCACGACGCGCGATCAGCATGGGCCGCTACTTCAAGACCGGCCCCGGCGAGTACGGCGCCGGCGACACCTTCCTGGGCCTATCCGTCCCGTCCGTTCGAGCCATCGCCAAACGATTTCACACGCTGAGTCTGAGCGAAACGGAAGACCTGCTCCATGCTCCCGAGCACGAAGCCCGTCTGACGGCGCTGCTTATCCTCGTGCATCGCTATCAAAAAGGCGCCGCGCAAGAGCGCGCCGCGATCTTCCGCCTCTATCTTTCGAACACCCAATATATCAATAACTGGGACCTCATCGACGGGACTGCCGAATACATCGTCGGCGCCCATTTGTACGGCGGCGACAAGCAAATCCTGATCGATTTCGCCCACTCCTCCGACCTCTGGCAGCGCCGAATCGCCATGCTCTCCTGTTTTCACGACATCAAGCTGGGCGACGCCGCGTCCGCCTTCACGATCGTCAATATTCTGAAAAACGACTCCCATGACCTGATCCAAAAGGCCGTCGGCTGGATGCTCCGAGAGATCGGCAAACGCTGCTCCCGCGCCGAGCTTGTCGCCTGGCTGGCGCAAGATGACCACTACAAAACGATCCCACGCACCGCGCTGCGCTACGCCATCGAACATTTCAGTCCGGAGGAGCGACAGGCGTATTTAAAGGGAGGCGTCTAAAATGCTCGCGATCGGCATGGCGAATGATCCATGTCCGCGTCTCTGGACGCGGGCAAATTACTACAAAGCCTCGGAAACAGGGGTATTCGCCCCTGAGGAGCGTTTGGAATTAATCGAAGGGATAATTTTCGTTAAAACGCCTCAAAGCTCCCCGCATTCCACCTCTGTTCGCGCGACGACGGAAGCCCTTGCGGACGCTTTTGGCGATGGCTATGAAGTTCGTGCGCAGCTTCCTTTGGCGCTCAGTGACCGTTCGGAGCCGGAACCTGATGTGCTGGTTGCTCCAGGATCGTGGCGAACCTACGAAGATCATCACCCCGGCGCTTCTGAAACTCTGCTCGTCGTGGAAGTTTCCGACAGCACTCTCCATTACGATCGCACACGCAAAGCATCCCTCTACGCCGCCGCCGGAATTGGTGAATACTGGATCGTCAATCTTGTGGAGCGAACGTTGGAAGTTCGCCGCGCGCCTGAGCCTGGATTAGGATATCGTGAGGTAATAATCTTAAGCGATGGCGATGTGTGTACACCGCTCTCGGCGCCGAACGCGTCGATTTTGGTGAGGGATTTACTGCCCACCTCGGTATAGACGGCGGTGCGGCCACCGATTCCGGGTAAGACGTTCCTATGCTGAACTCTTTTCTCAAGAAACCCCTGTTTTCGCTGTGCGCCGTCGCCGCCGTTCTGTTATCGCCTCACACGCTGAAGGCCGCCGCGCCTTCGGCTGACCGCGTCGCCACGGAGACGGCGATCAAGGTCATTTACGATGACATTAACGCCGATTTCAATCGGCGCGACCTCTCGCACATGATGGCGTACTTCACCCCCGATTACACCGAGATCGACGAGAAGGGCACCCGGCATACCAAAGAACAGGCCCGGGAAGGCTACCAAAAGCAGCTCGGCCAAATCACGACCATCCAAAGCCATTACACCATCCAAAGCGTGACGCCGACGCCCGCCGGGACACTGGTGGAGATGCATCTGCACTCGGACGGAACCGGCCAGAAGCGGATCCTATTCGCCAAGCTCCACGGTTCCTTCACGAGCGATCTCCAGGTCCGCGACCTGTGGGTAAATACCCCAGACGGCTGGCGAATCCAGCACCGTCAGACGCTTCAGAACGACCTCAAGGTGCATCCGCGCTAGATGCTTCTCTCTTAAAGTTCCCCGCCGCGCAGGGCGTGGGTGGTGTATTCGCCTTCGCGGGCGCCGTCGAGAGTGGTGATCAGCCAGTCGAAGACTTGGGCTTCGGAGATCTGAACGGGCTGGCCGACGCGCAAATGCAGGCAGTATTGGGGATCGTTGACGAGCGTTCCTGAGATCTGGTCGCCGCGCCATGTCTTGACCGCGATCCACATGAACTCTTCACCCTCGGCCCCGCGTCTCGGAAAACCGTGCTTCATGTAAAGCGTGGTCCCCGGAGGAAGAGCGTTTTGGAAGCGCTGCTTGACCGCCGACAGTTCGGCGACCGCCCGAAGGTGCGCCGTTTCCATGGTTTCCGAGCCGCCTTCAATCAGCTGGACTTCGTCGCTGGAGCCGAACAGATCTTCCAGCAGCGTATACAGCCAGCTGGATGTCTTTGTATTCCCCGGCGCGGGTGGCCCGATAGTGAGCATCATCTCGCTGCCCCGCCAGCTTCGCTCCTTTGTCAGACGCACTGTCGACCATCCGCGAACGCCTTCGCCGGGCCGATCTTCTTCCCCGTCTTCCTTGCCGTAGGCGCGGACGACATCCTCCGCGCCGACACGGATTTCCGGACCGACTTTCAGCAGCTTGAGCGGCTCTTTCCGGCCGTCGGTTTCGCGCGCCGTGATGCTGATTAGCCGGCTCGCAACGCCGTTCATCGCATTCATGAGCACGGACGCGCATCCCGGCGGCACGTTCTTGATCTGGAGATTCGGCAGGCCAAACTTCTCCATTCCCTTGGTCGTCATCCACCCTTCGCCGCGCTCGTTCGCGGAGAAGGGGATCACAATCTGCTGGGTCAGCGCAAATCTCCCATCGCCGGGGATCGATTCTTCCAAGAGAGTTGTGGGAAGGATTTGGCTCGTCTGGGCGTCGTACACGACGCCGTTCAGGCCGTGCGCCATTCCCAATGCGGCGGCGTGGGTGGAGTGCAGGCCGAACCACGGATGCCGGACGGCGTCGCTACCCGCCAGCATCACCAGATGCGTCGCCGCCGCAGTCCGCCGCTCCTCCAGCTCTCCCATGCCCATCGCCCGCAGCATGTCCATCGGCGGCATTGGCGTATCCCGCACGGGGCGAACCTCGACCCGCAGCATCGGACTTTGCAGATACTCCAGCGCAGCGCCCCGCATTGGCAGCTCCATCCACCGTTCGATCCAGGCCCCAGCCATCGCGCGAAGCGCCGCATCGCTCGGCGGCTCGCCGGCGCTACGGAAATAGACGCCAAATCCCACCGTCAGAATGTCCGGGAGCTTAATCTCCACCGGGACATTTGAGAGCCTGCCAAAAAACGGAAATCGCATGCCGCCGTCCTCCGGGCCTATTATATCATGAGTTTTGCTGGCGGGATCCACGTCAAAAGATTGCTCGCAACCCATTTGCTGGAATTCGCGTTTCATGAGATAGAAGGCTGTGAGGGTCATATCCTTCGATGGAGATCAGCACAATGATATGCTCGCTGTGTGGGGAGATCGAGAATGCTTGATGAGCTTGGAAATGTCGAAAATCTGCGCGGCCGCGTGCTTGGGCCTGATGGGAAACCGTCTTCAAACGCTCATATCCTGTTGTACATGATGTTTTCCGAGGAGATCGATATCGACTTGTGGCCGCAGATGTCTTTCTTGGGAACAGACGCCGACGGCGGTTTTTCCGTCGAGATGCCTCCCGGAGTTCTGAGTGTGCGGCTCAGAGCTCGCGATGGGCATTTCGTGACGCGCGAAGCCCTGGCGCTTACGATGCCCGCCAACGATGTCACTTTACAGCTTGATGAGAATGCGGCCGTGTCGCTGACCGGGATTGTGCGGAATGAAGAAGGGCAGGCAATCGCTGGCTCTCTTATTGTGTGGTATCTGTATGAAGTTCACAGCGGCTTTGGCTACCCAGCAAGAACGCAAGACGACGGAAGATTTCTGATAGGGGATCTCTGGCCCGACTTATCCTACGGCGTTGAAATTCATGCGGAGGGATACGAACTTACGAGACGCTACGACCTTACGGCGCCGCCGCCGGGAGAGACGTGTGATCTGGGCGCGATTTCTCCACAAAAAGCACTCTACCATGTGGCTGGACAACTCCTGGATGAATGGGGGGCGCCGGTCGCGGGCGTTCTTGTCACCGCCGAAGGCCCGCAAACGCATCTTCGACAGCAAGTCAGCGACGCCGATGGCCGGTTTCATATTACCGGCGTGGGGTCGGGGAGCGTGGACATCAATGTTCTTCACGGCGAACGAAGCGCGTGGATGCGCTTGCAGGCAGGAGATCCGGACGTGAAAGTGATCGTGAAATGACGGCGCATTTGCCATTGCTTTATCTGAAATATCCGACAATCATCACAAACCCCTGCGTCGCCATCAAAGTTGTTAGTCGGTAGAAGAACAACTTCTCTAGCGGCAGCAGGCCCGTGTAGATCCCGGGCACGCCGTTGGGACCGACGCCCCACAGTATCCACGAAATCTGTGCATCCGTTTGATGAATTTTGCGTTATAGTCTGCATGACATGGGCAATCTCGTCTTTAGGGAGTGTTTAAAGGAGCAACAAAAATGTCGAGAAAAGCGGTGGGCGGCGTTATTTTCGCGGTCATCGTTGTTGGGGCCATCTATTTATTTGCCGACAGAAAGCCTGCTTGCGCCGCCCCCACTCAGGAAACGTTAGAGCTTGCAAAGTCGAGTCAAGAAGAAGGGATAATGACGTCGGACGATTATCTCAAACTGATGGATATCCGCGATAAGATCGACTCCATCGGCGTCATTTCCAATCGGGATCTTGCTTGGGCGATCAATCTCATGAAAACGCCTCTCGTTGATGGCGGTCAGGAGGCTGCGCTTTTGCATATGGAAGTGCTGAGCAGGCTGAGACGAATCAAGACTTTCGCGCCCAATCAAAAGGACAAAATCTACAATGCCGCCCTTCAAATTCTTCCAAGCCGCTGGACATCAGGCTTAGACGAAATTGAGTTTGCAAAAACTATGAAACAGCTTGGAGCCAAGCGAGCAATCCCGTATCTCATCCCATTTTTAAGCGATTCGCGTAAGCTCGTGAAGGAAAATGCCCAGAAGGCGCTTGCTTCACTGGAACACGGTTAAGGCGTGAGCCGGCGCCTTCATGCGCCGCGTCTTCGCTCTCTCAGATATCCCACGATCATCACAAACCCCTGCGCCGCCATCACGTTGGTCACGCCGTAAAAGAGAAACTCCTCCAGCGGTAGCGGACCTGCGTAGATTCCCAGCACGCGTTTAGGGTCGACGCTCCAGATGCCGTGGCCGAGGGCGAGGGCGTCGCAGGCGCCGAGGTAGAGAGTGGCGAGGGTGGAGACGGCGATTAAGAGGCGTCGGCGTTTCCAGAGCTCGCGGCCGGCGACGAGCCACTGGATGATGATGACGGGGAGCGCCCAGAGGAGTTCGTACATGAGGTAGGCGTGCGGGGTGTGCATTTAGAGGTCATCGCCTCCGGAGAGGCGTCGGTTTTGGGCGAGCCAAATGGTGAGCAGGCAGATGAGGATGCTTTGCAGCCCATAGAAGGCGTATTCCTCCCAGGGGAGGAAGCCGAGGAAATGGCTGCGCGGGGCGAAGACAGAGTCGAAGGTCCAGAGGCCGATGCGGGCGGCGTGGTTGTCCCAGGGGGCGGTGTAGAGGAAGGCGAGGGCGCAGACAATCGCGCCGGCGAGGGCGTGGCGGCGCCGGAACTTGCGCCGCAGCGCGGCGGCGAGCAGAAGAATGGGGACGACGAGGAAGATCAGCAGGAACCCGGCGTACGTCATATGCTATTATAGCTTAGGACGGGCTCCGTTATCGCGCGTAATGCGTGAGGAGATCGCCTTAGAAAGTATCTTCGTTTTCCATGTCACAAAAGAAGGTCGTGATCGTCGGCGCCGGGATCGGCGGACTGGCGACCGCCATGCGTCTACAGGCGCGGGGCGGGTTTTCGGTGACGGTGCTGGAAAAGAACGCGGCCGCCGGGGGGCGGTGCAACATTTGGGAGTCCGAGGGGTATCGGTTTGACACCGGGCCCTCGCTGCTTCTGATGACGGATATCTATCGCGAACTGTTCGCGTTCTGTGGCGCGGACTTCGACGCGCTTGTTCCCCTGATCAAGATGGAGCCGAACTACGGCGTCCACTTCGGCGATGGCTCGTTCATGACGATGTCCAGCGATCTGCCGACAATGATCGCCGAGCTGGAGCGTATCGAGCCGGGATCGGCGGCGGGCTACTATCGCTTTTTGGAGGACGCCAGCCGCAAGTACCGCCTCGGCCGGTCTGAGTTTGTGGAGAAGGACTTTCGCACGGCGGGCGACTTCTTCACGGCGCACAACTTGGGGCTGCTCAAGAAGCTCAACGCGCTGGATAAGCTCTACACCCACGTTTCCCAGTTCTTTAAAGACGATCGATTGCGCCAGGCGTTTTCGATGCAGTCGATGTATCTGGGCATCTCCCCCTTCGACGCTCCCGCTGTCTATACGCTGCTTCCCTACACCGAACTGGCCGAGGATGGTCTGTACTATCCCAAAGGCGGTCTCTATACGCTGCCGCGCGCGATGGTCCAGGTCTGCGGAGACCTTGGGGTGGAGATCCGGACGGAGCAGACGGTCCAAGAGATCGTGGTTCGGGACGGGAAAGCGGTCGGCGTGCGCGTCGGCGGCGAGGTGATTCCGGCGGACATCGTGATCTCCAACGCGGACCTCCCCTACACCTACACGGATCTGCTGGAGGCGCGGCCGAAGCGTTATGAAGAAGCTTCATGGCGCAAGCAGGCGTTTACTTCGTCGGCCTTCGTCATGTATCTGGGAACCGATCGCCGCTATCCCGCGCTTCATCACCATAACTTCTATCTTTCGAGCGACTACAAGCGCAACTTCGAGGAGATCTTCGACGCCAAAGTCGCGCCGCGCGATCCGTCGTTCTATATCAACGCCCCGGGCCGCACGGACCCGTCCGTCGCGCCGGAGGGCGGGGACAATCTCTTTGTGCTGGTCCCGATCCCGCATCTCACGAAGCAGCAGCAGTGGACGGACGATCAGATCGCGCAGTTCCGGGAGAAAGTCTTCGATCGGCTGGAAGCGCGGGGGCTGACGGATCTGCGCAAGCATGTCGTGGTGGAGCGCATGGTGACTCCGCACGACTGGGAGCGGCTGTATCGCTTGAAATTCGGCGCGGCGTTTGGACTGTCGCACGGAATTTTTCAGGTTGGGTACTTCCGGCCCGCGAACAAAGCCCCACATGTGGGTAACCTGTACTTTGTGGGGGCGAGCACCGCGCCGGGGACTGGCGTGCCGCTTGTCTGCCTGGGAGCCAAGCTCGTCTCCGAGCGTATCGCAGCGGACGCCGCTTAGAAAACCTTTTTTATCATGCCGTCAACGGAGCTGGATCGCGCCTACGATCTCTGCAAGCGCATCAACGCGCACCATGGCAAAACGTATTACTTCAGCACTCTCTTCTTCCCACCCGAAATCCGTCGAAGCGTTCACGCCCTTTATGGGTTTGTGCGCTATCCCGACGAGATCGTGGACAACCCTCAGCCGGGCGATGATCCCCGGCGCGGCCTGACGGAATACCGCGACGCCACCCGCATGGCGCTGAAGATGGGGCGCTCCGACAACCCGGTCCTGCATGCCTTCGCCGATGTCGCCGCGCGCTATCGCATTTCCGAACAGTATCCGCTGGCCTTTCTCGACGCCATGGCGATGGACCTCACCCGCTCTCGCTATGAGACATTCGACGACCTCAAGACCTACACCTACGGCAGCGCCTCGGTCGTCGGCCTGATGATGTGCCGCGTGATGGGCGTCACCAACGAGCAGGCGCTCGTCCACGCCCACGATCTGGGTCTCGCGATGCAGCTCACCAACTTCTGGCGCGACATCGGCGAGGACTGGCGCGACCGCCAGCGGATTTACATACCCCAGGAAGAGATGCGTCGCTTCGGCTACACCGAAACCATGCTCGCCAACGGCGTCGTCAACGACGCCTTCCGCGACCTCATGCGCTTCCAGATCGCCCGCGCCCGCGAATACTACGCCAGCGCCGACCTCGGCATGTCCAGCATTCCCCCGCGCAGCCAGCTCCCCGTCAAACTTGCCCGCCACCTCTACGCCCAGATCCTCGACAAAATTGAAGAAAACAACTACGACGTCTTCGCCCGCCGCGCCCGCACCACGGCCTTCGAGAAAGCCACCGCCTTCGTACGCCTGCGCATGAGCGGGGCTTCGTGAGTCTATGCCGTTTAAGGTGAGGCGCAGGCGGTTATACGCCGGTCGGATCGCGCTCCGTCATCTGCATTGACGTCCTCCTAAAATCGTTTCGCTTGCTTGTTCATCAAGCACTGTCGAATCTCCTGGAAATATCACGGTAAAGTCACGGAGCAGTCACGACTCTCTCACGAGCGGCGTCTAGAATGCTCCTGAAATTGATTGGGCTCTGCGCCTCCGATGGGGCGCAGGGCCCTGTAAAAACGCCGTTCACAGGAGAACACAGACATGTCGCCAACGTTCAAACGATCGCTTGCCTCGATCGCTTTCTTAACTTTGATGGGAGCCTCCGCTGTCCAGGCCAAGACCGCGTGGATCAACTGGGTCATCTCGCCGTCGCCGGCGATTGGCGGGGTGACCACGCTCCAGCCGACGGATGATTTCTCGCTGATGGGCGCTCACTTCGCGGTCAGCCCACGTAACCCGCCGACACAGGACACGGTTCACATCGAGCAGTATTTCAGTACTCCATACTCCAAAGGCTATTTTGATGTCACAACCAGGCATCCTTCTTCCGGCACGGACATGCAGCTGAACCTGACGCCGCTATACCTTCCTGATGGCGTGTACTACGTGCAGCTTGAGACGCCTGGCTATGGTCTTTCGAATCGTATCAAGTTCCAGATCACAAGCCCGCGCAACTACCCGGCGCAAATCTCCGCGACCTCTCATCCCGCCATTACGGGACAGGACTTTACAGTGTCGGGGCTGGGAATTCCGGATTACTGCTATATGTCCTTTGTTCCGGTGAATAATCCCTACCTTCCCACGCAGAAGGTCGGGGATGTCTCCTCGCGGTTTGGGCTGTACGCATTCACGAAACTCCCGGATACGCTCTGCGATGGGGATTATCTTGTGTCGTTGGTCTCGGGCGATGGTAAGGTGCAGACCAATTCGCTGCCGGTGACCGTGGTTTCCGCCAAGTCGCCGGGCTATGTGACCTATGTCCAGGGGTACCACTGCGTCAAGAAGATGAGCACGTTCGGCGGCGACGACACGTATTTCCTGGGGCTCGCCTATAATAGCCGCTACAACTCCAAAACCTGGGGGACACAAGTGGAGGAAGGCGTGACCGCCGGTAACAATATCTGGGACAGTGTCGACCTTGTGACGGCGATGGACAAAGACGGTGTCGAAACGGTCGATCTGCATCCCGCCTCCACGATCTATCTGGTCGGGCTTGGACAGTCGAACAACTACTATTGGGACTTCTTTTATGGGCGAACGTGGGATTACAGCAAGTACCATCTGAATGGGAATAACGTCTACCAAAATACCTGGGGCACGTTCAAAATGGATAAATTTGAAACTCAGATCGACATCGATAGTTATCTGAACGACAACAACT from Capsulimonas corticalis harbors:
- a CDS encoding DUF6932 family protein, which encodes MTLPEFDRRGMLPPGIYSVNWLEFTERFGNSPRRKQLLDGLLIALRLLQSAGCGLVFVDGSFVTAKHTPGDYDACWGVKGVDPDLLNPVFLNFDNGRAAQKERFAGEFFPAELPEGESGQTFLDFFQTNKDDGSRKGIVCLNLDILDLDE
- a CDS encoding helix-turn-helix domain-containing protein, with the translated sequence MIRNERQYRITKTQAANFERALANIIESEALQKSSLHPVLQKAQQDALRSQLEDLRGQLQEYDALQSGQNVFHVSGTFDALPSALIKARIAQGLSQKELALRMGLKEQQIQRYESTGYAAASFERLSMVIKALGVSVTEDVRFIS
- a CDS encoding DNA alkylation repair protein → MSNPLTAEDALAHLTAHADPRRAISMGRYFKTGPGEYGAGDTFLGLSVPSVRAIAKRFHTLSLSETEDLLHAPEHEARLTALLILVHRYQKGAAQERAAIFRLYLSNTQYINNWDLIDGTAEYIVGAHLYGGDKQILIDFAHSSDLWQRRIAMLSCFHDIKLGDAASAFTIVNILKNDSHDLIQKAVGWMLREIGKRCSRAELVAWLAQDDHYKTIPRTALRYAIEHFSPEERQAYLKGGV
- a CDS encoding Uma2 family endonuclease — encoded protein: MLAIGMANDPCPRLWTRANYYKASETGVFAPEERLELIEGIIFVKTPQSSPHSTSVRATTEALADAFGDGYEVRAQLPLALSDRSEPEPDVLVAPGSWRTYEDHHPGASETLLVVEVSDSTLHYDRTRKASLYAAAGIGEYWIVNLVERTLEVRRAPEPGLGYREVIILSDGDVCTPLSAPNASILVRDLLPTSV
- a CDS encoding YybH family protein, which encodes MLNSFLKKPLFSLCAVAAVLLSPHTLKAAAPSADRVATETAIKVIYDDINADFNRRDLSHMMAYFTPDYTEIDEKGTRHTKEQAREGYQKQLGQITTIQSHYTIQSVTPTPAGTLVEMHLHSDGTGQKRILFAKLHGSFTSDLQVRDLWVNTPDGWRIQHRQTLQNDLKVHPR
- a CDS encoding DUF2314 domain-containing protein, with protein sequence MRFPFFGRLSNVPVEIKLPDILTVGFGVYFRSAGEPPSDAALRAMAGAWIERWMELPMRGAALEYLQSPMLRVEVRPVRDTPMPPMDMLRAMGMGELEERRTAAATHLVMLAGSDAVRHPWFGLHSTHAAALGMAHGLNGVVYDAQTSQILPTTLLEESIPGDGRFALTQQIVIPFSANERGEGWMTTKGMEKFGLPNLQIKNVPPGCASVLMNAMNGVASRLISITARETDGRKEPLKLLKVGPEIRVGAEDVVRAYGKEDGEEDRPGEGVRGWSTVRLTKERSWRGSEMMLTIGPPAPGNTKTSSWLYTLLEDLFGSSDEVQLIEGGSETMETAHLRAVAELSAVKQRFQNALPPGTTLYMKHGFPRRGAEGEEFMWIAVKTWRGDQISGTLVNDPQYCLHLRVGQPVQISEAQVFDWLITTLDGAREGEYTTHALRGGEL
- a CDS encoding carboxypeptidase-like regulatory domain-containing protein, which gives rise to MLDELGNVENLRGRVLGPDGKPSSNAHILLYMMFSEEIDIDLWPQMSFLGTDADGGFSVEMPPGVLSVRLRARDGHFVTREALALTMPANDVTLQLDENAAVSLTGIVRNEEGQAIAGSLIVWYLYEVHSGFGYPARTQDDGRFLIGDLWPDLSYGVEIHAEGYELTRRYDLTAPPPGETCDLGAISPQKALYHVAGQLLDEWGAPVAGVLVTAEGPQTHLRQQVSDADGRFHITGVGSGSVDINVLHGERSAWMRLQAGDPDVKVIVK
- a CDS encoding lycopene cyclase domain-containing protein — its product is MHTPHAYLMYELLWALPVIIIQWLVAGRELWKRRRLLIAVSTLATLYLGACDALALGHGIWSVDPKRVLGIYAGPLPLEEFLFYGVTNVMAAQGFVMIVGYLRERRRGA
- a CDS encoding lycopene cyclase domain-containing protein: MTYAGFLLIFLVVPILLLAAALRRKFRRRHALAGAIVCALAFLYTAPWDNHAARIGLWTFDSVFAPRSHFLGFLPWEEYAFYGLQSILICLLTIWLAQNRRLSGGDDL
- a CDS encoding phytoene desaturase family protein; protein product: MSQKKVVIVGAGIGGLATAMRLQARGGFSVTVLEKNAAAGGRCNIWESEGYRFDTGPSLLLMTDIYRELFAFCGADFDALVPLIKMEPNYGVHFGDGSFMTMSSDLPTMIAELERIEPGSAAGYYRFLEDASRKYRLGRSEFVEKDFRTAGDFFTAHNLGLLKKLNALDKLYTHVSQFFKDDRLRQAFSMQSMYLGISPFDAPAVYTLLPYTELAEDGLYYPKGGLYTLPRAMVQVCGDLGVEIRTEQTVQEIVVRDGKAVGVRVGGEVIPADIVISNADLPYTYTDLLEARPKRYEEASWRKQAFTSSAFVMYLGTDRRYPALHHHNFYLSSDYKRNFEEIFDAKVAPRDPSFYINAPGRTDPSVAPEGGDNLFVLVPIPHLTKQQQWTDDQIAQFREKVFDRLEARGLTDLRKHVVVERMVTPHDWERLYRLKFGAAFGLSHGIFQVGYFRPANKAPHVGNLYFVGASTAPGTGVPLVCLGAKLVSERIAADAA
- a CDS encoding phytoene/squalene synthase family protein encodes the protein MPSTELDRAYDLCKRINAHHGKTYYFSTLFFPPEIRRSVHALYGFVRYPDEIVDNPQPGDDPRRGLTEYRDATRMALKMGRSDNPVLHAFADVAARYRISEQYPLAFLDAMAMDLTRSRYETFDDLKTYTYGSASVVGLMMCRVMGVTNEQALVHAHDLGLAMQLTNFWRDIGEDWRDRQRIYIPQEEMRRFGYTETMLANGVVNDAFRDLMRFQIARAREYYASADLGMSSIPPRSQLPVKLARHLYAQILDKIEENNYDVFARRARTTAFEKATAFVRLRMSGAS